A single Micromonospora luteifusca DNA region contains:
- a CDS encoding ABC transporter ATP-binding protein, which yields MPVESGGNPATRAAAPLHPLHNLWRLRPYLRPYATEFAWLLVAGLAGTAAGIAVPLVVQRVVDGPVARHQPVGLLQLGGLALLLGVVEAVLIFIRRWVQSSSAVGMEAALRADVYAHLQRLPTNFHDRWQSGQLLSRITSDLSVIRRFLSFGVFFLVLNLTTYVVVVVLLINLHPLLGVLVAASAVPLLLISRRFGRHYHAASRRMQDQQGDVATLVEETAQGLRTMKAYGRGPELAARFAGGARTLHDTGVSKARLLASTSALLDLVPNVTLGLVLVAGAAAAAKGSLTIGELVAFVSLQLMLIWPVQSLGWIIANGQEAATAADRLQEVLDTPPQIVDRPGALALPRDAVRGRLRFERVAFSYPGATTPVLREIDLIIEPGETLALVGATGSGKSTLLSLVPRLNDVTAGRITLDGHDLRELRLASLRRLVGVAFEEPTLFSMSVRENLTLGRPDAGDDDVRAALALAQADFAYELPWGLATRVGEQGLSLSGGQRQRLALARAVLGRPAVLVLDDPLSALDVHTEALVEAALRRVLRNSTALLVVHRPSTIALADRVALLQDGRITAIGRHSELLATVPAYRALLAAEPPTGHPPVAGAAGPSQSPSDGWGLVHS from the coding sequence GTGCCTGTGGAGAGCGGCGGCAACCCGGCCACGCGGGCCGCCGCGCCCCTCCACCCGTTGCACAACCTCTGGCGGCTCCGTCCCTACCTGCGCCCGTACGCCACCGAGTTCGCCTGGCTGCTCGTCGCGGGGCTCGCCGGAACGGCGGCCGGGATCGCCGTACCGCTGGTCGTGCAGCGGGTGGTGGACGGGCCGGTGGCCCGACACCAACCGGTCGGGCTGCTCCAGCTCGGCGGCCTGGCGCTGCTGCTCGGCGTGGTCGAGGCGGTGCTCATCTTCATCCGTCGGTGGGTGCAGTCCTCCTCCGCGGTGGGCATGGAGGCGGCACTACGCGCCGACGTCTACGCCCACCTGCAACGGTTGCCGACGAACTTCCACGACCGCTGGCAGTCCGGCCAGTTGCTCTCCCGGATCACCAGTGACCTGTCGGTGATCCGCCGTTTCCTCTCCTTCGGCGTGTTCTTCCTGGTGCTCAACCTGACCACCTATGTGGTCGTGGTGGTGCTCCTGATCAACCTGCACCCGCTACTCGGGGTGCTGGTCGCGGCCAGCGCGGTGCCACTGCTGCTGATCAGTCGCCGGTTCGGGCGGCACTACCACGCCGCGTCCCGGCGGATGCAGGATCAGCAGGGCGACGTGGCAACCCTGGTCGAGGAGACCGCACAGGGCCTGCGCACCATGAAGGCGTACGGCCGGGGGCCCGAACTGGCGGCCCGCTTCGCCGGTGGGGCCCGGACACTGCACGACACGGGGGTCAGCAAGGCGCGGCTGCTGGCCAGCACCTCGGCGTTGCTCGACCTGGTGCCCAACGTCACCCTGGGCCTGGTGCTGGTGGCCGGAGCGGCCGCCGCCGCGAAGGGCTCGCTCACCATCGGCGAGCTGGTCGCGTTCGTCAGCCTTCAACTGATGCTCATCTGGCCGGTGCAGTCGCTGGGTTGGATCATCGCCAACGGCCAGGAGGCCGCCACCGCCGCCGACCGGCTTCAGGAGGTGCTGGACACCCCGCCCCAGATCGTGGACCGGCCCGGCGCGCTCGCGCTGCCCCGCGACGCGGTCCGCGGCCGGCTCCGCTTCGAGCGCGTCGCGTTCAGCTACCCGGGTGCCACCACACCGGTGCTGCGCGAAATCGACCTGATCATCGAACCAGGCGAAACGCTCGCCCTGGTCGGTGCCACCGGGTCCGGCAAGAGCACGCTGCTCTCCCTGGTGCCCCGGCTGAACGACGTGACCGCCGGCCGGATCACCCTGGACGGGCACGACCTGCGCGAGCTGCGGCTGGCCTCCCTGCGCCGACTGGTCGGGGTGGCGTTCGAGGAGCCCACGCTCTTCTCCATGTCGGTGCGGGAGAACCTCACCCTGGGACGCCCGGACGCCGGCGACGACGACGTCCGGGCGGCCCTCGCGCTGGCTCAGGCGGACTTCGCGTACGAGTTGCCGTGGGGACTTGCCACCCGGGTAGGTGAACAGGGGCTGTCCCTCTCCGGCGGGCAACGGCAACGACTCGCGTTGGCGCGGGCCGTGCTCGGCCGACCGGCGGTGCTGGTGCTGGACGACCCGCTGTCGGCCCTCGACGTGCACACCGAAGCGCTCGTCGAGGCGGCACTGCGGCGGGTCCTGCGCAACAGCACCGCGCTGCTGGTGGTGCACCGGCCGTCGACGATCGCTCTGGCCGACCGGGTCGCCCTGCTCCAAGACGGGCGCATCACCGCGATCGGGCGGCACTCCGAGCTGCTGGCCACCGTGCCGGCGTACCGGGCGTTGCTCGCCGCCGAGCCGCCGACCGGGCACCCACCCGTAGCCGGAGCCGCCGGCCCGAGCCAGTCCCCTTCGGACGGGTGGGGACTGGTGCACTCGTGA
- a CDS encoding ABC transporter ATP-binding protein has translation MTVPKQADPPPEEEPELTRWRGTATDPEADRSRAEDAAPEAVARLRRLGRALLADELRPHRGRLAAAVGLLLTQNAAAMAGPYLVMVGIDRAIPPLRAGDPGPLVAVAAAFAVASMTEYAARRGFLTISARIGQAVLLDLRQRVFGHFLRLSVGFHERYTSGRMVSRLTSDLDSIAELVDGGIDSLVMAGLSMLSVAAILLWLDLPLAAVTLLAFPFLFWLSRWFARSSASAYRRTRDAVALVIVHFVESMRGIRAVQAFRREPRNQRIFVALGDDYRRTSLHTFRLIATYSPAIKLIGNVTVAAVLCYGGWRVLDGQTEVGVLAAFLLYLRRFFEPMQELSQFYNSLQSATAALEKLAGVLDERPAVAEPARPIPLPTGPGRGELTFRAVSFGYRAGTPILGGLELTVSAGQTVALIGPTGAGKSTIAKLVARFHDPDTGTVRLDGVDLRDVSDADLRRAVVLVTQENHLFSGTVAENIRFGRPSADDAAVEAAARSIGAHDFIAALPEGYATQVHRRGGRLSAGQRQLVAFARAFLADPTVLILDEATSSLDVPTERLVQRALGTILRDRTALVIAHRLSTVETADRVLVLDDGKVVEDGPPGVLAEADGRYAALHRQWRDSLI, from the coding sequence GTGACGGTGCCGAAGCAGGCCGACCCACCACCCGAGGAGGAACCGGAGCTCACCCGCTGGCGCGGAACCGCCACCGACCCGGAGGCCGACCGCAGCCGAGCCGAGGACGCCGCACCCGAAGCGGTGGCCCGGCTGCGCCGGCTCGGCCGGGCCCTGCTCGCCGACGAGCTTCGACCACACCGGGGGCGACTCGCCGCCGCGGTCGGCCTGCTGCTGACCCAGAACGCCGCCGCGATGGCCGGCCCGTACCTCGTCATGGTCGGCATCGACCGGGCCATCCCGCCGCTGCGCGCCGGCGACCCTGGCCCGCTGGTCGCCGTCGCCGCGGCGTTCGCGGTCGCCTCGATGACCGAGTACGCGGCCCGCCGCGGGTTCCTCACGATCTCTGCCCGGATCGGCCAGGCCGTCCTGCTCGACCTGCGGCAACGGGTGTTCGGGCACTTCCTGCGGCTGTCCGTGGGCTTCCACGAGCGGTACACCTCCGGCCGGATGGTCTCCCGGCTCACCAGTGACCTGGACTCGATTGCCGAACTGGTCGACGGTGGGATCGACAGCCTGGTGATGGCCGGGCTGTCGATGCTGTCGGTGGCTGCCATCCTGCTCTGGCTGGACCTGCCGCTGGCCGCCGTGACGCTGCTCGCCTTCCCGTTCCTGTTCTGGCTCTCCCGCTGGTTCGCCCGATCGTCGGCGAGCGCGTACCGGCGGACCCGGGACGCGGTCGCGCTGGTCATCGTGCACTTCGTGGAGTCGATGCGGGGCATCCGGGCGGTGCAGGCGTTCCGCCGGGAGCCGCGCAACCAACGCATCTTCGTGGCGCTCGGCGACGACTACCGGCGAACCAGCCTGCACACATTCCGGCTGATCGCCACGTACTCGCCGGCGATCAAGCTGATCGGCAACGTCACCGTGGCGGCGGTGCTCTGCTACGGCGGCTGGCGGGTGCTGGACGGCCAGACCGAGGTCGGCGTGCTCGCCGCGTTCCTGCTCTACCTACGTCGCTTCTTCGAGCCGATGCAGGAGTTGAGCCAGTTCTACAACTCGCTGCAGTCGGCAACGGCGGCACTGGAGAAGTTGGCCGGGGTGCTCGACGAACGGCCGGCCGTGGCCGAGCCGGCCCGGCCCATACCGCTGCCGACCGGGCCCGGTCGCGGCGAGTTGACCTTCCGCGCGGTCTCCTTCGGATACCGCGCGGGCACCCCGATCCTCGGCGGGCTGGAGCTGACCGTGTCGGCCGGACAGACCGTGGCACTGATCGGGCCGACCGGCGCGGGCAAGTCGACCATCGCGAAGCTGGTCGCCCGGTTCCACGACCCGGACACCGGCACCGTCCGGCTGGACGGGGTCGACCTTCGCGACGTGAGCGACGCCGACCTGCGCCGCGCGGTCGTGCTGGTGACGCAGGAGAACCACCTGTTCAGTGGGACCGTCGCGGAGAACATCCGGTTCGGCCGCCCGAGCGCCGACGACGCGGCGGTCGAGGCCGCCGCGCGGTCGATCGGCGCCCACGATTTCATCGCCGCCCTGCCCGAGGGGTACGCCACGCAGGTGCACCGACGCGGCGGCCGGCTCTCCGCCGGGCAGCGGCAGCTGGTCGCGTTCGCCCGGGCGTTCCTGGCCGACCCGACCGTGCTGATCCTGGACGAGGCGACGTCGTCGCTGGACGTGCCGACCGAACGGCTCGTGCAGCGGGCACTCGGCACCATCCTGCGCGACCGCACCGCCCTGGTGATCGCACATCGACTCTCCACCGTGGAGACAGCTGACCGGGTGCTCGTCCTCGACGACGGGAAGGTCGTCGAGGACGGCCCACCCGGCGTGCTGGCCGAGGCCGACGGCCGGTACGCGGCCCTGCACCGGCAGTGGCGCGACTCGCTGATCTGA
- the valS gene encoding valine--tRNA ligase — MTDTARTARAGVPERPTLDGLEERWARHWQEEGTYAFDRSKKRADVYSIDTPPPTVSGELHMGHVFSYTHTDTVARYQRMRGKSVFYPMGWDDNGLPTERRVQNVYGVRCDPALAYDPVWRPPATPVDDAARRDPTPISRRNFIELCERLTVTDEQAFEALWRRLGLSVDWSLTYTTIGRIARTTSQRAFVRNLLRGEAYQSEAPTLWDVGFATAVAQAELEDRERPGAYHRLRFAGPDGREVQIDTTRPELLPACVALVCHPDDERYADLVGTTVRSPLFDVEVPVRAHPLAEPGKGTGIAMVCTFGDLSDVTWWRDLELDTRVIIDRDGRLLPEPPAGVPAQPYAALAGQTVNGARREIVGMLADAGALIGEPRPITHPVKFYERGDRPLEIVSTRQWYLRNGGRDADLRATLLARGEELHWVPAHMKHRYDNWVGGLTGDWLVSRQRFFGVPVPVWYRLDNTGEPDWSHPLTPDESALPVDPSSDPAPGYDESQRGHPGGFIGDPDVLDTWATSSLTPQIVGGWETDPELFAQVFPMDLRPQGQEIIRTWLFDSVVRSHFEHGVLPWRDTVLSGWILDPDRKKMAKSKGNVVTPLALLEQHGSDAVRYWAASGKPGTDLAFDPAQIKIGRRLATKLLNASKFALGLGAADALRAPATTPLDRAMLAELATVVTAASSAFDAYDHTAALQATEAFFWRFCDDYIELVKERAYGTGAAADSARAALASALSVQLRLFAPVLPYVTEEVWSWWRYGSVHRAPWPTTHEVARTIEGSGDPALLRLAGDALSQVRRAKSERKLSMKAEVPLAEALGPAALLEQLTLVADDLRAAGRIGKLDLLPDRTPELVIACAF; from the coding sequence ATGACCGATACGGCGAGGACGGCCCGCGCCGGCGTCCCCGAGCGTCCGACCCTGGACGGGCTCGAGGAGCGCTGGGCACGCCACTGGCAGGAGGAGGGCACGTACGCGTTCGACCGCTCGAAAAAGCGAGCCGACGTGTACTCGATCGACACCCCGCCGCCGACCGTATCGGGCGAGTTGCACATGGGGCACGTGTTCTCGTACACGCACACCGACACCGTCGCGCGTTACCAGCGGATGCGCGGCAAGTCCGTCTTCTACCCGATGGGCTGGGACGACAACGGCCTACCCACCGAGCGTCGCGTGCAGAACGTCTACGGGGTGCGCTGCGATCCGGCGCTGGCGTACGACCCGGTGTGGCGGCCACCGGCGACTCCGGTCGACGACGCGGCCCGCCGCGACCCCACCCCGATCTCCCGGCGCAACTTCATCGAGCTCTGCGAACGGCTGACGGTCACCGACGAGCAGGCCTTCGAGGCGCTGTGGCGACGGCTCGGGCTCTCGGTGGACTGGTCGTTGACCTACACGACGATCGGCCGGATCGCCCGGACCACCAGTCAGCGGGCGTTCGTGCGTAACCTGCTGCGCGGCGAGGCGTACCAGTCGGAGGCGCCGACGCTCTGGGACGTCGGCTTCGCCACCGCCGTCGCCCAGGCCGAGTTGGAGGACCGGGAGCGCCCCGGTGCCTACCACCGGCTGCGGTTCGCCGGGCCGGACGGGCGCGAGGTGCAGATCGACACCACCCGACCGGAGTTGTTGCCCGCCTGTGTGGCACTGGTCTGTCACCCCGACGACGAGCGGTACGCCGACCTGGTGGGCACGACGGTGCGCAGCCCGCTGTTCGACGTCGAGGTGCCGGTGCGGGCCCACCCGCTCGCCGAACCGGGCAAGGGCACCGGCATCGCGATGGTCTGCACGTTCGGCGACCTGAGCGACGTGACCTGGTGGCGGGATCTCGAACTCGACACCCGGGTGATCATCGACCGCGACGGCCGGCTGCTTCCGGAGCCGCCGGCCGGGGTGCCGGCACAGCCGTACGCGGCGCTGGCCGGGCAGACCGTCAACGGCGCCCGCCGGGAGATCGTCGGGATGCTGGCCGACGCGGGTGCCCTGATCGGCGAGCCACGCCCGATCACCCATCCGGTCAAGTTCTACGAGCGCGGCGACCGCCCACTGGAGATCGTCTCGACTCGACAGTGGTATCTGCGCAATGGCGGCCGGGACGCCGACCTGCGGGCCACGCTGCTGGCCCGGGGCGAGGAGCTGCACTGGGTGCCGGCGCACATGAAGCACCGCTACGACAACTGGGTCGGCGGCCTGACCGGGGACTGGCTGGTCAGTCGGCAGCGCTTCTTCGGGGTCCCGGTGCCGGTGTGGTACCGGCTCGACAACACTGGCGAGCCGGACTGGTCCCACCCTCTCACGCCGGACGAGTCCGCGCTGCCAGTCGACCCGTCCAGTGACCCGGCACCCGGGTACGACGAGTCGCAGCGCGGCCACCCGGGCGGTTTCATCGGCGATCCGGACGTGCTGGACACCTGGGCGACCTCGTCGCTGACCCCGCAGATCGTCGGCGGCTGGGAGACCGACCCGGAGCTGTTCGCGCAGGTCTTTCCGATGGACCTCCGCCCGCAGGGGCAGGAGATCATCCGGACCTGGCTCTTCGACAGCGTGGTCCGTTCGCACTTCGAGCACGGGGTGCTGCCCTGGCGGGACACGGTGCTCTCCGGGTGGATCCTCGACCCGGACCGCAAGAAGATGGCCAAGTCCAAGGGGAACGTGGTCACCCCGCTGGCGCTGTTGGAGCAGCACGGCTCGGACGCGGTCCGCTACTGGGCGGCCAGTGGCAAGCCCGGCACGGACCTGGCCTTCGACCCGGCGCAAATCAAGATCGGCCGTCGGCTGGCCACCAAACTGCTCAACGCGTCCAAGTTCGCGCTCGGGCTGGGGGCGGCGGACGCGCTGCGCGCCCCCGCGACCACGCCACTGGACCGGGCCATGCTCGCCGAGCTGGCCACCGTGGTCACCGCCGCGAGCTCCGCCTTCGACGCGTACGACCACACGGCGGCGTTGCAGGCGACCGAGGCGTTCTTCTGGCGGTTCTGCGACGACTACATCGAGCTGGTCAAGGAACGCGCGTACGGCACCGGCGCGGCCGCCGACTCGGCGCGGGCGGCGCTGGCCTCGGCTCTGTCGGTGCAGCTACGACTGTTCGCTCCGGTGTTGCCCTACGTGACCGAGGAGGTCTGGTCGTGGTGGCGGTACGGCTCGGTGCACCGCGCGCCGTGGCCCACCACCCACGAGGTGGCCCGGACGATCGAGGGGTCGGGTGACCCGGCGCTGCTGCGGCTTGCCGGCGACGCGTTGAGCCAGGTGCGGCGGGCCAAGTCGGAGCGGAAACTGTCGATGAAGGCGGAGGTGCCGCTGGCCGAGGCGCTCGGCCCGGCGGCGCTTCTGGAACAGCTCACCCTGGTCGCCGACGACCTGCGGGCGGCCGGCCGGATCGGCAAACTCGACCTGCTCCCCGACCGCACCCCGGAGCTCGTCATCGCCTGCGCCTTCTGA
- a CDS encoding ABC transporter permease subunit yields MSTITWITARGLFGRRRFLLLLPLPVVLLGLAVLCRSLGVDPGEWGPPVLVGLGLAVVLPVVALIIGTGVLGAEIDDGTVVHILTKPLPRWQIVLPKLAVAAGVTAVTVAVPLYVAGVLADSVRLGLALAVSAALGALAYSALFLALSLVTRRPVLLGLVYVLIWEGLLGNFVSGTKVLSIQQYVIALADRIAPTGLLETTVSVPVASVMTALVSVGFTVLAIDRLRSFSVAGETS; encoded by the coding sequence ATGTCGACCATTACCTGGATCACCGCGCGCGGGCTGTTCGGCCGGCGGCGGTTCCTGCTGCTGCTCCCGCTGCCGGTGGTGCTGCTCGGGCTGGCCGTGCTCTGCCGGTCGCTGGGGGTGGACCCGGGCGAGTGGGGGCCGCCGGTGCTGGTCGGCCTCGGGCTGGCCGTGGTGCTGCCGGTGGTTGCGCTGATCATCGGCACGGGCGTGCTGGGCGCGGAGATCGACGACGGCACGGTCGTGCACATCCTGACCAAGCCGCTGCCGCGCTGGCAGATCGTGCTGCCGAAGCTCGCGGTGGCCGCCGGGGTCACCGCGGTCACCGTCGCGGTGCCGCTCTACGTCGCAGGCGTGCTGGCCGATTCGGTACGCCTCGGTCTGGCGCTGGCGGTCTCGGCGGCGCTCGGCGCGCTGGCGTACTCGGCGTTGTTCCTCGCGCTCAGCCTGGTCACCAGGCGGCCGGTGCTGCTCGGCCTGGTGTACGTGCTGATCTGGGAGGGGCTGCTGGGCAACTTCGTCAGCGGCACCAAGGTGCTCTCCATCCAGCAGTACGTGATCGCCCTCGCCGATCGGATCGCCCCTACCGGGCTGCTGGAGACCACCGTGTCGGTGCCGGTGGCGTCGGTGATGACCGCGCTGGTGAGTGTCGGCTTCACCGTGCTGGCCATCGACCGTCTGCGCTCGTTCAGCGTGGCCGGCGAAACGAGCTGA
- a CDS encoding ABC transporter ATP-binding protein has product MSTLSLTGVSRWYGNVVAVNDISMALGPGVTGLLGPNGAGKTTLLHMMAGFLAPSRGTVTLDDEPTWRNPDVYRRLGLVSEREAVQGFLTAYEFVLASAKLHRLADPAAAARRAIDLVELEAAQDRRIGTYSKGMRQRARVAAALVHDPQVLLLDEPFNGMDPRQRLHMMQLLHTLGDAGRTILFSSHILEEVEQVSGTVQVMVAGRLAASGDFRTIRRLMTNRPHVFAVRSTDDRALAVALIAEPSVSGVELDPTGLTVRAGDYGAFTRALPRIALKQGIRVRQLVPSDESLESVFSYLVEA; this is encoded by the coding sequence ATGAGCACGCTGAGTCTGACCGGGGTGTCCCGGTGGTACGGCAACGTGGTCGCGGTGAACGACATCAGCATGGCCCTCGGGCCGGGCGTGACCGGCCTGCTCGGCCCGAACGGCGCCGGCAAGACCACGCTGCTGCACATGATGGCCGGGTTCCTCGCGCCGTCACGTGGCACGGTCACCCTCGACGACGAGCCGACCTGGCGTAACCCGGACGTCTATCGCCGGTTGGGGCTGGTCAGCGAACGGGAAGCGGTGCAGGGTTTCCTCACCGCGTACGAGTTCGTGCTGGCCAGCGCGAAGCTGCACCGGCTGGCCGACCCGGCGGCGGCCGCCCGACGGGCGATCGACCTGGTGGAGCTGGAGGCGGCGCAGGACCGCCGGATCGGCACGTACTCCAAGGGCATGCGGCAGCGGGCCCGGGTGGCCGCCGCGTTGGTGCACGACCCGCAGGTGCTGCTGCTCGACGAACCGTTCAACGGGATGGACCCGCGCCAGCGGCTGCACATGATGCAGTTGCTGCACACGTTGGGCGACGCCGGCCGGACGATCCTGTTCAGCTCGCACATCCTGGAGGAGGTCGAGCAGGTCTCCGGGACGGTGCAGGTGATGGTGGCCGGCCGGCTGGCGGCCTCCGGCGACTTCCGGACCATCCGCCGGTTGATGACCAATCGCCCGCACGTCTTCGCGGTGCGCTCCACCGACGACCGGGCGCTGGCTGTCGCGCTGATCGCCGAGCCGTCGGTGAGTGGGGTCGAGTTGGACCCGACGGGCCTGACCGTGCGGGCCGGCGACTATGGCGCCTTCACCCGCGCGTTGCCCCGGATCGCGCTCAAGCAAGGCATCCGGGTGCGCCAACTGGTGCCGTCCGACGAGTCTCTGGAGAGCGTCTTCTCCTATCTCGTGGAGGCCTGA
- a CDS encoding ABC transporter permease produces MPEPSSAAVRPAPTGVIHDIGYQRYEGPRLGRRHVFGALYLHGLRTTFGFGRSAKAKIFPWLVVGIVTLVAVALAAVRSQIGEVVATYAQFADAMSWLVIFFVAVAAPELVSRDLRSGVLPLYFSRPLPRTDYALAKLLALVTALWLLLGGPQLVMFLGAAFTTKDGMRGVWNELLDLLPGLLYAGLWAVVFASIGLLVASLTGKRAFAAGGVVAVFLMTTPIVGVLSILPSRAANELAGLASPSTLVQGVGIWSLGDLLVEGDPGEMMIGGFGPVYALAAVLLVAGATALLLARYRKVAS; encoded by the coding sequence ATGCCTGAGCCGTCTTCCGCCGCCGTGCGCCCCGCGCCGACCGGCGTCATCCATGACATCGGCTACCAGCGCTACGAGGGGCCGAGGCTGGGCCGCCGGCACGTCTTCGGCGCGCTCTACCTGCACGGGCTGCGCACCACGTTCGGGTTCGGCCGCAGCGCCAAGGCCAAGATCTTCCCGTGGCTGGTGGTCGGCATCGTCACCCTGGTCGCGGTGGCCCTCGCGGCCGTCCGCAGCCAGATCGGCGAGGTGGTCGCCACGTACGCCCAGTTCGCCGATGCGATGAGCTGGCTGGTCATCTTCTTCGTCGCGGTGGCCGCGCCCGAGCTGGTCTCCCGCGACCTGCGCAGCGGGGTGCTGCCACTGTATTTCTCCCGACCGCTGCCGCGCACCGACTACGCGCTGGCCAAGCTGCTGGCGCTCGTCACCGCGCTCTGGCTGCTGCTCGGTGGTCCGCAGCTGGTGATGTTCCTGGGTGCCGCTTTCACCACCAAGGACGGCATGCGCGGGGTCTGGAACGAGCTGCTCGACCTGCTGCCCGGGCTGCTCTACGCCGGCCTCTGGGCGGTGGTCTTCGCCTCGATCGGGCTGCTGGTCGCGTCGCTGACCGGCAAGCGGGCCTTCGCCGCAGGCGGCGTGGTCGCGGTCTTCCTCATGACCACCCCGATCGTGGGCGTGCTGAGCATCCTGCCGTCGCGGGCGGCCAACGAGCTGGCCGGGCTCGCCTCCCCCTCCACCCTGGTGCAGGGGGTCGGCATCTGGTCGCTGGGCGACCTCCTGGTCGAGGGCGATCCGGGCGAGATGATGATCGGCGGTTTCGGTCCGGTCTACGCCCTGGCCGCGGTGCTGCTGGTCGCCGGCGCGACCGCCCTCCTGCTGGCCCGCTACCGGAAGGTCGCCTCCTGA
- a CDS encoding ABC transporter ATP-binding protein translates to MTLIATQSLTKTYGGRVTALADLTVAVEPGIIGLVGANGAGKSTLIKILLGLIAPTSGQVSVLGIDPTADPAAVRARVGYMPEHDCLPPDLSAAELVTHLGRMSGLPRTAARERASEALRHVGLYEERYRPVGGYSTGMKQRVKLAQALVHDPDLLLLDEPTNGLDPAGRDAMLALVHRIGTEFGISVLVCSHLLGEVERICDTLIAIDGGKLLRADHISAMTTATDVLAVEVSEGTEELAARLTALKLPVARDGRLLLVPLADDRTYDLILGAVAELDLPLHRLDQRRHRVAELFATRELTNA, encoded by the coding sequence GTGACACTGATCGCGACCCAGTCGCTCACCAAGACGTACGGAGGTCGGGTCACCGCGTTGGCCGACCTCACCGTCGCCGTCGAGCCCGGGATCATCGGCCTGGTGGGCGCGAACGGCGCCGGAAAATCCACGTTGATCAAGATCCTGCTCGGCCTGATCGCCCCGACCAGCGGTCAGGTCTCGGTGCTCGGCATCGACCCGACCGCCGACCCGGCGGCGGTACGTGCCCGCGTCGGTTACATGCCCGAGCACGACTGTCTTCCGCCGGACCTGTCCGCCGCCGAGCTGGTCACCCACCTCGGCCGGATGAGTGGCCTGCCCCGCACCGCCGCCCGCGAGCGGGCGTCGGAGGCGCTGCGGCACGTCGGCCTCTACGAGGAGCGTTACCGCCCGGTCGGTGGCTACTCGACCGGCATGAAGCAACGGGTCAAGCTGGCCCAGGCGTTGGTGCACGACCCCGACCTGCTGTTGCTCGACGAGCCGACCAACGGTCTGGACCCGGCCGGCCGCGACGCCATGCTGGCCCTGGTGCACCGGATCGGCACCGAGTTCGGCATCTCCGTGCTGGTCTGCTCACACCTGCTCGGCGAGGTGGAGCGGATCTGCGACACGCTGATCGCCATCGACGGCGGCAAGCTGCTGCGCGCCGACCACATCTCGGCGATGACCACGGCCACCGACGTGCTCGCCGTGGAGGTCAGTGAGGGCACCGAGGAGCTCGCCGCCCGGCTCACGGCGCTCAAGCTGCCGGTGGCGCGGGACGGGCGTCTGCTACTCGTACCGCTCGCCGATGACCGCACCTACGACCTGATCCTGGGCGCGGTCGCCGAACTGGACCTGCCACTGCACCGACTGGACCAGCGCCGGCACCGGGTGGCCGAACTCTTCGCCACGAGGGAGCTCACCAATGCCTGA